The genomic stretch CTTTATTTTCAAAAAATTAACATCAACTAATAAAAAATGCTTCATTTATGAAGCATTGTTTGTTTGAATAAAATCTAAAATTTTGAATGGACTTTTACCTGAAAATAAAATTGCAATAATATTGTTTAAAAATGGAACATCTAATGGGTGTTTTTTTAAAATTTTTTGTAAAGTTTTAGCTGTTTCAACACCCTCAACTGTTTTGTTATTTAATTCTAAAGCTTTTTTCATTCCAAATTCATTAATTTGTTGTCCAAAACTAAAATTACGACTTTTTGTTGATGAGCAAGTAAGGAAAATATCACCAATTCCAGAAAAACTAAGTGCAACTTTGACATTATCAGGATTTGGGTGTAAAAAGTCTAAAACTTTTAAAATTTCTTGCGTTCCAATTGTGAGCATTGCAGAATGAGTATTAACAGATTGATATTTAGCAGAAACCATTCCCATTCCAATTGCTAAAACATTTTTTAAAGCAGCAAAAAGTTCTGCTCCTTTAATATTTTGCTCAGGTTCTAAACGAAAATAAGCATTATTAAAAGCTCTTTGTAGCTCACGATTGTACATGTGGTTTTCACCAACAACATTAATGATAGTAGCTTCTTCATTAAAAACTTCAACCGCAAATGAAGGGCCAATAAATGTTGCAAGGTTTTTTAAGTTTTTCTTAAATTTCTTAGCAATAAATTCCGAAAATAAAGTTTCAGAATTAGGTTCAAGCCCTTTTGAAAGGTTAATTAAATCTACTTTTTTATATTTGAGTTCTTTTTGCAATTGTTTTAAAACACTTTTGACAAGTTTTGACGGTACTCCAAGAACATAAGTATTTGAATTAGATACAAGTTCACTCAAAGAATCGGTAGCATAAATATTTTCAGGATTATTAAATGCACGTGAATTAAAATATTTTGTATTGTAACCACGCTTGATGTCTTCGATCTCTTTTTGATCAACCCCATATAAAATTACATCATATCCATTTTTGCTTAAAACATTGGCTAAAGCACTACTTCAAGCACCTGTTCCAATAAAACCGAATTTTCTTTTTTTACTCATAGTTATTTAATTATATTAAAAATAAATTAATTTTTTAGAACTAGTTGAGTGATATTTAAATTATTATTTTAAATAAAATTTTTTTAATTGCTTAATTCTAGCTCTATACTACTTTTTCATTTTTTGTGAAATAATTTATAATTTAAATAACTAGAAAATAATATTTTTTTAATTCAAAAGATAAATA from Mycoplasmopsis gallopavonis encodes the following:
- a CDS encoding NAD(P)H-dependent glycerol-3-phosphate dehydrogenase; translated protein: MSKKRKFGFIGTGAWSSALANVLSKNGYDVILYGVDQKEIEDIKRGYNTKYFNSRAFNNPENIYATDSLSELVSNSNTYVLGVPSKLVKSVLKQLQKELKYKKVDLINLSKGLEPNSETLFSEFIAKKFKKNLKNLATFIGPSFAVEVFNEEATIINVVGENHMYNRELQRAFNNAYFRLEPEQNIKGAELFAALKNVLAIGMGMVSAKYQSVNTHSAMLTIGTQEILKVLDFLHPNPDNVKVALSFSGIGDIFLTCSSTKSRNFSFGQQINEFGMKKALELNNKTVEGVETAKTLQKILKKHPLDVPFLNNIIAILFSGKSPFKILDFIQTNNAS